The DNA window CGGAGTCGGGAACAAATTCCGTCTCAAATCCTGCGCTTCCTTTTCAGGCTTCCCATTTAACCTATTCGACAATCTTATAACGTCCTTCATGTGCGTCTCCACTTCCGTCGCTAACGCATCCACATCCTCCTCCCCTGACGGCCTGTCCTCCAGCCACGTCACCTCCGCGACAAGGTAAGGTTTCGTACGGACTATATTGGTTACACGAAACCGTTCCTGCCCTTTGCAAATGAGGAAGAATCGATCATCAACGAGGCGTTCGTGCTTGATGATTTCACCGACGCAGCCCACTTCGGCGGTGCCGGAGACGGCGTCGGAGAAGATGACGCCGAAACGGAGGTCGGTGCGGAGGAGGGTGTGCATCATAATGCGGTAACGGAATTCGAAGATCTGTAGAGGGAGGATTGCGCCTGGGAATAGAACAAGCGGGAGTGGAAATAGTGGGAGTTCAACGACGTCGTCTGATTTTGGATGGTTTGTGTTGTGGTGTTTCTCGGAGAATGATGAGGCCGAGCATTTTAATGAGGCGGCTCGCCGTTTTTGGCGGCCACTGTGGAGGAGCGAGTCAAGTGATGATGACAATTTGGAGAGGGAATTGAGATTGTTAGGGTTTAATGAGGAAAGAGCGGTGGTGTTGGGTTTTAACGAGGGTTTGTGAGTGGAAATTAGCTGTGGAAGAGCCATTTGGGGAAGAATGTCGAGGGACGGACACTTTAGTTCGGTTCGATTCAGTTCAGTTCCATGAGTAAAATGTATTGATTACTGGAGGTTGTTCGATGATGATGTGTTTTAATGTGATTATGGTGTTTGAAAGCTATTGATTTCTGGGGATCTGGTGGTTTTAAGAAGAGGGGAGGGAAGTGTGGATAAAATGGAAGGGGTAGGATGGGAAT is part of the Populus trichocarpa isolate Nisqually-1 chromosome 2, P.trichocarpa_v4.1, whole genome shotgun sequence genome and encodes:
- the LOC7479711 gene encoding uncharacterized protein LOC7479711 gives rise to the protein MALPQLISTHKPSLKPNTTALSSLNPNNLNSLSKLSSSLDSLLHSGRQKRRAASLKCSASSFSEKHHNTNHPKSDDVVELPLFPLPLVLFPGAILPLQIFEFRYRIMMHTLLRTDLRFGVIFSDAVSGTAEVGCVGEIIKHERLVDDRFFLICKGQERFRVTNIVRTKPYLVAEVTWLEDRPSGEEDVDALATEVETHMKDVIRLSNRLNGKPEKEAQDLRRNLFPTPFSFFVGSTFEGAPREQQALLELEDTATRLKREKETLRNTLNYLSAASAVKDAFPSS